AATTGATCACTTTTGACATGGTGAAATGGCAtgtttacacattcacatttaaactAATGCTTGTATCCCAAGCTGCCAGGTCAAACATGAAATATGTAGTACCATAAAATTAGCTTTGCTGCTGTTTtacctcattttgtttttgcacaGATGTTGATGAATGCCGGCTACCCATAAGCAAGGCAAGCTGTTCGTTTGGCTGCATTAACACGCCAGGCAGCTTTCAGTGCCAGTGCCCCACTGGGTACATACTGAGCTCTGCAGGTGGCCGCTGCTTAGGTTAGACCAGGTCAATGTTTGAAACGGTCATTAAGCCTTGGTTTTCAAAGTTGAACTACCTGCAGTCTGAAAGAAAAATCTGAGTACAGATATTTTcgagattttattttattcaattcAAAAGAGGTCTTTTGAACTACAACTTCACCAAACTAgtactctctcctcttcttcgaCCTGTGAACACAGATGTAGATGAATGTGCTGAGAGCCAAGGTCAAGGCACATGTGCTGGTGGGTGTCAGAACACTCCAGGTTCTTTCCAGTGTTCCTGTCCCCATGGTTACATACTAGCTGGGGATGGAAGAAGCTGCGTTGCAGAATGTCCATCAGGGTACAGGAAACAGCATGTCAATGGAACATTGGCAGACTCAACTAAAGGGCTTTGCATAGGTCAGTATGATGTAGAAAGATGCAAGAGGGAAAactaaagaaggaaaaaaaaatataacagtATGTGATACAGGAAGGAACTGATTTTCATTGGTTTATTAGTTTTTGAACCTCTTGGTTTCAGACATCAATGAGTGTCAGGAGCCAGAGATGCAGCATAGGTGTGAGTGGAAGTGTGTTAACCTACCTGGCTCCCATCATTGTATCTGCCCCAGGGGATACCAGCAGCACCCTGAAGGACAAAGCTGTAAAGGTTGGCAAACCTTCATGTAGTTACGGTGACATGTCTTAAACATtaatagtacacacacacacgcacaccccttaacaaacacacacctgatacATCCACAAAGGTACGTTTACTTAGtcatgtatcttttttttttatcctctctaTTAGATATTGACGAGTGCAAACTGAAGAATGGTGGCTGCTCTCATCTCTGCATTAATCTGATAGGTGGCTACAAATGTGCTTGTCCTAAAACACACCGAATTCACCCATTTAATAGGAGAAAATGTCAACCTGTAAAGGCAAAAAGACGGtctttaaagacagagaaagtactgttctgatttttaatttattcagcaCCCTCTGCTATTTGAGTGGGAGACTGATAGACATCATGGCTCAGCCAGTTATTCATCGCTTGTGTTAATAAATTCAAATGTGGTTGATCACAAAAACCTgagatgtttctttttaaatgtggaaCTATTTTTACTTTCTAATGTTGTCATTATCTGTCTCAGTCTATGGTGGCAGTAAACCAACAAGTGATGACAGAGCTTTTCATTAGTTTGACATGGAAGGCTCCATACATGTTTGGAAGGCTTTGGATGGCTTTTTGTTAGTTCATgaaacaggaacacacacacatcaagattAAGTCTGATAAGTAACACACTAAGACTAGCTGCACGGATccatttttaatgtatgttgTTACATGATTGCACAACAAATAGAGTACATTTGATTTACTATTTCTCCTTTAAAAGTTTATTTGCAAAAGAACATATGTATGGCTGATGATGTACAGTTGTGTCAAAGTAATGAAGCtcaccactctgtgtgtgttatgaaacCTATGTTCACAGTAATCAGAAAACAAACTTTTTCATCAAGCTAAGGATTTTACACAACGAGGTATTATGGTGTCTGGTGGTTCCAACTAAATGagcatacatttaaatgtaaattaaatacaaatgtaagaaaaacatactaaaacttttttttttcaactgcatTTGTATACAGAtctaaatgaaaatatatttagaaAGTGGtgcataacattttttttaacctgtatGTCTTAccctttcaaaagaaaatatgaatgatCTCCACAGTAGTTTTCAATCAGGCAGGAATAGtagtaatgtaaatgtaaaacaaataaaaactttcagGAAATGTTAATGACTGATGGTGTTACTCCTAAGACGCAATGCTTATGCCAAAAGGAAGTGATTTTTTCTGCAATGACCTTAATCACATATTCAGCACAACTCTAATATTTAGCATGCTACATCATGCTAAGTATCTACTCTGGCAGTGACCTAAAAATTTGTGACAAAACAGACTGGTATGGACTAACTTAAAAGGaaagacacaaaacatgaaTGAGCTGCATTCAGGTAAATGGACCACAGACCCAATACATTCAACGTTTGGTGCAAATCACATGAAAACCATGCAGCAAATCTCTATTCTTCAAGAGTATATTAGACATTTCtttgttaaacacacactcatacaataAGAGTTACTATAACCTATTATATTTTGTGTagataaataataatttaagtAATTAACTCTCTGGAATCATGCAGTAGTCAGTTAAAAGCTAACATTTAATAGGTTTTATCCATTTATCAAGTTAGATactataactttttttttttttttaaaaacagtagaTCACAGTGGTCCATTGAAAAATATTCACCTTAtgtcactttcttttttaaatgaaatgaaagcccaccaaaaaaaatatttttttttttactgtaacaaCAACATACTGGTTCCCTTGTGTCTGGTTTCCGGTAAATTGTCCTTCATCTGTTTCTCCTCACTGCATCAGACAGCTGGTACTTGGCAAGAAGTCTTGTACATAAGTGATCACAGCTTTTGAGAGGTACGTCATGGTGCCATAGCTGCCACTGGGGGCACTGTCATAGAAGAAGTTGCAGATTCCCGTTGCTGGATCTTTCTCAAGAAAGAATTCATTGGCTCCATGAGCTctctacaacaaaacaaaagatcatATTTCATAACTAAATTTTGCAGTGGAAATACTGTACGTCCAAAGCATGGATGGCATCAGGTTTAGGAGTTTGTGAGAAATCACATTCCTTAAATTGTGGAGTATCTACTGTTTTCTGTGACTATTACTCAATTAGCTCTGAGTTCTGAACTGACATGTTCAATAAATTAACTTGAAATTGATGGCTAATGGTCTTCAGAGGAATCAAATTTTGGTACCTGGTCCTGCTGGAACAGATCGTTGGCCATGTGGACAACGCGATCGATGTGAATAATACCTCCGATGCTTGGGATCTCCATGTCTGCCACCAAAGTCAGAACCATAATGGCCTCCACCAGTAGCTGCCTATACTCAGGCTGGGGTACGTGGTTCAACACTGACTCTACATGTACGGCAAACTTGATCTCACCCTCCGTCATCTACAGTcataacacatatacacaggagAAGCTTTGTCAATCATCTACGTGTTTGATTTTTTACTGCAGATTGTACTAAACTTGTTTTTACCTGAGACttgattctgaaaaaaaaaaccgtttCTTTATCCTCGTGGGCCCGAAGACTGTTACTGGCAAACGCTTTACTAAATCACTACATACACTTCACTTATGCAATAATACACTTGACTGAGCATACGCTATCTGCCTTCCATTCATGAGTGAAAGCACGATGAAGCTCTCCGTGTTTTTCTGGTACCTCTCGAGTGGTGGAGGAGGGCAGCACGTAGCCGGCAATGGACAGGCCGTGACATTTTTGCAGGATCTTCCACACTTTCCGGTAAAAGCCCATAGGAACCCTGTTGATTGCTCCATCCAGCCTGCGCCTCCGCAACCACTGACCCTGCCGCTCCTCCCACTGCAGGTGAGGGTCACCGCTACCAACTGGAGACAGAATCCCGCTAGGGGTAGAGGGACTGCTACACCTCtgtatgtgtaaatacacacatacacagacaatatGAATGTGCCTGGAAATATTCCTTCACAAATAAACTAGATTATTGTGCAGCTACATGCTTAAAATAGCTACATGCTTTTGATCAGGCAGACTATTAATGGAAGCTTTGTGCGCAAACTACATATGATGGAAGTTAAAGGTTGTTACTAGAAGCATCCAAAATGGTAACATGGAGTAAatggctgtgcgtgtgtgtatatgggtttACGttcaatttttaaaatgactcaaTTGTTTAACTCGCCGCTGTtcattataaatatttcatCTCACCATATGAGCAATCTATACCTACAAAACCTCCCTGCACACATGTTTGATTGTAGGTGGCCTGACTCATTTAGTATTATTCATGTGACATGCCAATACAGGCCTCTAACCTACCACTCTCTAAAAATATTCCAAGATTTGacttgtttatctgtgtaacaGCAGTATCAGAAGTAAATCTATATCATCTGTTGATTTATGAAACTCATTTAAGCTTGTTATCCTATAGGGATGAATAGAAAAGTGCGAGGGGCTGCTGAGTTTACCGTGGAACGAGGGGATGTGACATTACTGCCGATGGATTGAACACTGCTAAAGATCTACAGGGAAAAAGGCATAATGTATGGTCAATGAAGGAAATGAAGTAATGGATAAATGAGATAAGAAATGTCAGAGCTAATAGTGCCCATTCAGACTTCAGACCTGGACCTCAGCTTGCTATCAGAAAGTACATGGAGTAGCCCTACTTCTATTTAATTCTACAGAATCGTCCATACCGTCGCATATTTGACAGTACAAACTGGATGAGATAAATTCGTAACTGATAAGTCCAAGTGCAAGGTAAACAATGAGCAATTCAAATATATTCGGAGTCAAATATATTTTACGGCAAACTTATTGTGAGCGACCAAATCTGCAAAATGAACATCCACTGAGACTCCTCAAGGGCATGACAATATATTAGTCACAACAGTAACCTAGTAATTGATCACACAGAGTTATGAAGGAAGGTGATGTTAAATGTGGCTTAATACGTTactaaaaatacaaatgactttATACTTGTGGTCTACGATGTATGTTCAGCATGTATTACGTATAAAGCAAGCTCTGCGGTGTGAAGAGACAACATGCCCATGATTAAACTCATCACAAAATCAACCCACGCTTATTGGCCTGGAGTCATCCAGCTGTAATTCAAATGAGGTGAAAAGCATTTACATAAAATAACCTCTGGAAAGAACATTTTGATCAATTTACCCTCCTGCGAGTAAAAAGATGGCAAAACATCAATATATGGCCATGCAGTTAAAGTATCTTGTACTGTTCTGGGAAAGAACTAAAATAAAGATTGGATTAATTAAACAGAACAGAGATCATgacaaatgaaagaacaaaGGCATTCAGGTCATATAACAAAGTAATTGCGCTCAATTTATCATGTTgtcatttacatgtttatgaCAACTTGTTCGGTTTATTCTATTTTCTCCTTTAACCGAACCACCACCCACAACATTCTCAtgcttactttctctctctctctttctctacctgtTTAATTTCACTCTTCAGTTTCCTGATGCCGGTGCGTTCAGTCTTGGTTGCGCCGGTGTGACCCAGCTCATGTATGGAGATTGCAGGGCTTGTGGCTGTTGACTGGATGGGACGCACTTGTGATACAGAACAGGAAGGTTACTCGCACTGTAATTCTAAATGTAACACAAAACCTGTAATATTTTTGTCTGATATACCCCTACAAGAAACCTAATAAAACAATATGTTGTCACTAATCTTTGAACAGCTTCCCTTAGTTTATATTAAACAAAGAGATCACAAATGCAAAGCGGCACGATTGTTTTATGGTAGCCAAAGTGGATTCTGACAATGACAGGGAGACAGGGCTGGTTTTCAGTTAATGTAAGAGGACCAGGTTCCCTTGGCTGCGTAGCTGCATTGCGACCAGATACTCATTTGAGGGCATGATGAACTAGTGagatacacagaaacacacacttactgctCCTCTCCACACCAAACTCTTTCCCACTCAGAATGTGATGGAGCAGATTCTTCATATCTGATGGACTGAGATTCATCAGGCTTTCTGATGCCTCCTCCCCTACGGGCAGAGCAGAGTGACGGTGAATACCAAAGGCATAGTCAGGTCAGACTAACCTCAAATATGTACTTTATATCTACATAAGAAAATGTATATCTTTTATGTTGTCTTTATCAATAcctcatttgacatttttattcagttttaaattcTACTAAGAGTCATATCACACTAACTCTTTGCTCAGTAATATaatatacttttaaaaaaagaccagtTGAACAAGTGATTGTTTCATATGAGTTCAACACAACTGAATCAACAGCTCTGTTGTTCCTGCTTTTTGACTCCCAGTGATCAAAATACACCTATTCTTTACAACACCAGGATGACAGTTATTTTCAATTACCACGAAGTACAGAGCGAATACCATTTACATCCATTATGGTAGCAGCACTAGAACTGAAACttaactgaaaatgtcaagttttTCTCTGAACTCTAACAAGGGTTGTGTGATGAACTGGCTGGAGTGGGAACAGGCCAGTGACCGTCGTTCCACTCTGATGCTCTCACCTGAGCAGTGCAGACTACGGGCAAGCTCAGTGGCCATCACCTGCATTATGAGGCCTATACGCAGACGCAGCATATCTCCAAACAGCGCTGGCTGGGAACGTATGTACATGGCCAGATACAACATGATCTCCTTCAACAGCAAAGGGGCAGAACAAAGATAATGTGAGCACTGACTTAAAAACTCTTCAGTTACTTTGTTTGGCTGGGTAGTTATTTTAGTTGTGACTAAATTTTATTACTGAGTAGGAAGTGTATACTGTTTTAAGATCTTAAACTTTGACGGGTGAGAATCGAACCGTCCACTtgattggtttgtctttttcctGTCTCGTGCATTTACCTGAGTGAGAACGGCTATACTGATATCCTGTCCGCTGGCCTCATAAATCAAATTACTCAGTTCCTCAGGGGGTAACGGCCTGGAAATGAAGGATGGAAGACAAGTCAAAGGCAAGTTTCAAAACTGAATAAGATTGATAACTCCACCTCTTTCACCCCATTTTAGATAAAGGTACTGTAAGCGAATAGCTCCTGACAACCCAAAAACACTTACGCTGTGATAACCTTTTCTCTGGGCTCTGGAGGAAGCCCCACGGTCAGCTGTTTATGGTGGGAGATGAGATCAGTGCAGGCCTggagacacacaaatacacacacttaaacacatcTGTGTGAAGATTAACTGCAGGATTTAAAATGCAGGATTAATACCCTCTGCTACTAACACATTGTAGAACATGTTTGTATCTATTTACACTTATAAGGGTCTCTAGACAGAAAACAAACGGTTTTCTAACAGCGTAATGGTGAAGGTGACGATgcctctctcacctctgccAGTACCTCCACCTTCTTGTGCAAGATGCCAGAAATATAGCGTATTAGCCCCCACTCCTTGGAGGTACCTGCTTTAACATAGAGCTCCTCCAACAGAGATCGGACTGTCACTCCATCCTGACCCCCAGTGTTAACCAACCAGTCAGCTCCCCTGCATAAGAAAAACACTTATAACTCTCCACGTCAAGCTccattctgtgtcagtgttactTTCACCATTCATAAGACGTGTAAGTGTCTCAATAAACATTAGGTAAAAATTTAAGCAAAGATAATttagaggactgtgtgtgtgtgtgcgtgtgcgtgtatgtgagaggaagagggagttACTCACTTCATTGCATAGAGGATATAAAGGATGTCTGCTTGGTCTTGTAAGGTAGGGCATTCCTTCAGCTGCTTCACTAAATGTGCAAAGTCTGTATTACCATGGGCATCACGGGGCAAGTGCAGATCAGTAGTGGAGTGGGCCTAGTGAggaatcaaaacacacacagtcatacatacacacacacacacacacacttattctaATGGGGGGAAAAGACTGGCAAAACTTCTCTTAACTATTTTCTGTATCCATTCACTGTGGAGGTCAGGACTGAAAAATCTAcaatttttttaagaaattgtTTGGGATACTGGTTAATTTTTTTCGTCACGCACGGGACTGTATGTGATGCATTAGGACGTCAGGACGCGTTAGGATGGGAAAACTTGCCTTGTTTGGATGGTGAGCGTGGTGGTGTGGCTGGGGAACcaccagcaggttcagagatTTGCGGTGTTTGTTCATGATGGGGGTCACAGGCAAATACAAGGAGGCCTCTgtataacacatttatttgcAAACACTCAGGCTTTCTATAAGGTCACAGTACactaaataaacaacacacattacacagcgTAGCTCACTTAGACATAGCTGTAAGATCTGAAATCAGGACAACTGTTTTAATGCATCTATCAATTCATAATTTCATCTAATCAGATCACTCAGCGTCTGAAGGAGAGAACATTTCTGTGACTGGCTTGAAATCTGGCTAGACTTACTAGGCATGTTTAAGCCTTGAACTTCAGCCATAAAAGATAAGATGTCCCTGGTGGTGTGTTCAGCACTGAAGACATGGTGCTGCCCCCCCTGGATGGGAGGCAAATGGGTTTTTGTGGCCGTGCTGTGGAGTAGCTGGGAAAGGTAATcgtcaaacatgttttttgagCCTCCTGTGGAAAATCAAAAAGACATTATTAAcatagtgaaaaaaacaaaaaaacaaaaagacaaacctGGTATGTTCTGCTGCGAATGGAATATGATTTTCAATTACTCACTATCACTGACAGTGGAATTATGTTCATTAACAGTAGCAGAGTCTGACACTAAGCAGTATCAGAAGCATCCTAAGCCCAGACATTTGTAGTGCCTAACAGGTTCAATGTCAACAATAGTGTTTAGATTTCCAGACAGGtatatttctttaaatgaaCCCAGACACCTGAAGGAGCATAACTATCATCAACTTCTGTCACttcatcctcttcatcctcctcatcctcttctaGAAGGTCATCTGCATCGGCATCCATGAAACTAAGCTGGGTGTGGAAGGAGGTTGTGAGAAAGGTAGACAGGTCGGCCATCTGCACCCTGCGGTTGGAAGAAATGAACAAGACATGAGCAAGGAGATCTCTTGGACTGCTTCATATGaactcaaaacaaataaacatctgttaactgaatgaatgaacatgtgTTGCGATTCAACACATGCATTCACTATGGAACTGTGTTCATTCTTCTGTTTTAGTAAAACAATGACCCACACAGTCCAAATGATGTATTATTTGTTTACAATGGCGATTTGGCAAAGAGGGAATAAAATGTACTAATTggataaacagagaaacacacacacacacacacacacacacacacaagtgtacGCACACATCTGTCAGTCTCCCTACATGTAGGTGTTCTGTAGGTAAATATAATGTTTTCTCCAGAAGAACATcatctgacaaaaataaaacagactacTCTACATGCATCTCAGAGTGACAGAGGAATAGTGGCTTGCTGGTGTAAGTCAagtataccacacacaaacaaggagATAACGAACAGGCAGGAATGGATAGATCCCTGACAAGTTGTATCCCACAAGTACTGGATTTAACATGAGTGACTGTGATAGGAGAATTTATTCTGTCAGACCTGGCTCCTCCAAAGTAGCCATCCTGAAGCTTGCGTAATGTGGATAAGATGCAGGGGTCAATGCTCTCTCCATCGTCCACTGCAGGAAGGTAGAGAGATTCTCTGTGCTTGTCTCTGCTACTCTTGAGTGGCATAAGTGTCAAAGTATTTACGATATTTCActgagagatgaaaatgaatttctgGTTATATTACCCAGCATGTTCTGTGTTATGGGAAAAGTGAGGGTGGGCCTTCCGGTCATCCTCCAGCAGGAAGACAGGTACGCCAACTCATTCCGCAGCATCTCCACAATCATCTGGTTGTCCAGTGCCAAATAGAAGTGATGCTTGTCAAGGAActtgaagagagagtgagaaaaaaaaacccaatgctGTCAGAGATTTCAATTTCTCTTTCAAATCTCCCATGGTTCCAACACAAAGAGACTGCCTTACTAGCATGGTAGCAAGGAGAGGTGAGGAAAATGATTTAAAGAATCTTGTAACCTTATGGGAGTGATGAAATTTTTTTCtacattaaattatatttaaattcagCAGAGAATTAATGAAGTTATGGGTATGAAGttaaatgaagacagagagagagaaagaaagaaagaggaaaagtaagaaagacagagagagagagagagagagagagagagaaaaagagagagaggctttacTGTTAATTGTACCTGTGGGGTGAAAGTGTAAGTACGGTTTCTAATTTCATAAAACTTGGAAGTTCCGAGAACTCCAATATGCTTGTAGGGCCgtccactcagattcagctttTTACAGTTTCCTGTGAGAAGCACATCAAAAtcaataacagagaaaatgacaccGTGTACTGCTGATGACTTGGAGAAACAGCTGTGTTAGACTTACCCAGTCTGACATAGATGTGACTGAGGATGCGGGCTGGCATGACTCTAATGGGCAGGACCTCACTTATGGTCTGAACCACAATCCCATGGTCCCTAAGTAGCTCCTGGATCTCCTCTGACTCTGCCACAACACttactaaacaaaaaaaataacaccactcatttcattacatttcccCTAGGGATTACAGGCAGGTGACCTacctctgaaaatgaataaggGGTAAAACATTCCTTT
This sequence is a window from Chanos chanos chromosome 4, fChaCha1.1, whole genome shotgun sequence. Protein-coding genes within it:
- the phka2 gene encoding phosphorylase b kinase regulatory subunit alpha, liver isoform isoform X1, with protein sequence MRSRSNSGVRLDGFARLVQETILCHQNPVTGLLPASEQQKDAWVRDNVYSILSVWGLGMAYRKNADRDEDKAKAYELEQSVVKLMQGLLQCMMRQVDKVEKFKHTQSTKDCLHAKYDTPTCATVVGDDQWGHLQVDATSLYLLMLAEMTASGLRIISNLDEVAFIQNLVFYIEAAYKVADYGMWERGDKTNQGIPELNGSSVGMAKAALEAIDELDLFGAHGGPKSVIHVLPDEVEHCQSILCSMLPRASTSKEIDAGLMSVISFPAFAVEDADLVNITKSEIISKLQGRYGCCRFIRDGYRTPKEDPSRLHYDPAELKLFENIECEWPVFWTYLILDGIFNGDQVQVQEYREALEGVLIRGKNGIRLVPELYAVPPDKVEEEYRNPHTVDRVATGQLPHMWGQSLYILGSLLAEGFLAPGEIDPLNRRFSTCFKPDVVVQVSVVAESEEIQELLRDHGIVVQTISEVLPIRVMPARILSHIYVRLGNCKKLNLSGRPYKHIGVLGTSKFYEIRNRTYTFTPQFLDKHHFYLALDNQMIVEMLRNELAYLSSCWRMTGRPTLTFPITQNMLVDDGESIDPCILSTLRKLQDGYFGGARVQMADLSTFLTTSFHTQLSFMDADADDLLEEDEEDEEDEVTEVDDSYAPSGGSKNMFDDYLSQLLHSTATKTHLPPIQGGQHHVFSAEHTTRDILSFMAEVQGLNMPKASLYLPVTPIMNKHRKSLNLLVVPQPHHHAHHPNKAHSTTDLHLPRDAHGNTDFAHLVKQLKECPTLQDQADILYILYAMKGADWLVNTGGQDGVTVRSLLEELYVKAGTSKEWGLIRYISGILHKKVEVLAEACTDLISHHKQLTVGLPPEPREKVITAPLPPEELSNLIYEASGQDISIAVLTQEIMLYLAMYIRSQPALFGDMLRLRIGLIMQVMATELARSLHCSGEEASESLMNLSPSDMKNLLHHILSGKEFGVERSMRPIQSTATSPAISIHELGHTGATKTERTGIRKLKSEIKQIFSSVQSIGSNVTSPRSTRCSSPSTPSGILSPVGSGDPHLQWEERQGQWLRRRRLDGAINRVPMGFYRKVWKILQKCHGLSIAGYVLPSSTTREMTEGEIKFAVHVESVLNHVPQPEYRQLLVEAIMVLTLVADMEIPSIGGIIHIDRVVHMANDLFQQDQRAHGANEFFLEKDPATGICNFFYDSAPSGSYGTMTYLSKAVITYVQDFLPSTSCLMQ
- the phka2 gene encoding phosphorylase b kinase regulatory subunit alpha, liver isoform isoform X2; translated protein: MRSRSNSGVRLDGFARLVQETILCHQNPVTGLLPASEQQKDAWVRDNVYSILSVWGLGMAYRKNADRDEDKAKAYELEQSVVKLMQGLLQCMMRQVDKVEKFKHTQSTKDCLHAKYDTPTCATVVGDDQWGHLQVDATSLYLLMLAEMTASGLRIISNLDEVAFIQNLVFYIEAAYKVADYGMWERGDKTNQGIPELNGSSVGMAKAALEAIDELDLFGAHGGPKSVIHVLPDEVEHCQSILCSMLPRASTSKEIDAGLMSVISFPAFAVEDADLVNITKSEIISKLQGRYGCCRFIRDGYRTPKEDPSRLHYDPAELKLFENIECEWPVFWTYLILDGIFNGDQVQVQEYREALEGVLIRGKNGIRLVPELYAVPPDKVEEEYRNPHTVDRVATGQLPHMWGQSLYILGSLLAEGFLAPGEIDPLNRRFSTCFKPDVVVQVSVVAESEEIQELLRDHGIVVQTISEVLPIRVMPARILSHIYVRLGNCKKLNLSGRPYKHIGVLGTSKFYEIRNRTYTFTPQFLDKHHFYLALDNQMIVEMLRNELAYLSSCWRMTGRPTLTFPITQNMLVDDGESIDPCILSTLRKLQDGYFGGARVQMADLSTFLTTSFHTQLSFMDADADDLLEEDEEDEEDEVTEVDDSYAPSGGSKNMFDDYLSQLLHSTATKTHLPPIQGGQHHVFSAEHTTRDILSFMAEVQGLNMPKASLYLPVTPIMNKHRKSLNLLVVPQPHHHAHHPNKAHSTTDLHLPRDAHGNTDFAHLVKQLKECPTLQDQADILYILYAMKGADWLVNTGGQDGVTVRSLLEELYVKAGTSKEWGLIRYISGILHKKVEVLAEACTDLISHHKQLTVGLPPEPREKVITAPLPPEELSNLIYEASGQDISIAVLTQEIMLYLAMYIRSQPALFGDMLRLRIGLIMQVMATELARSLHCSGEEASESLMNLSPSDMKNLLHHILSGKEFGVERSMRPIQSTATSPAISIHELGHTGATKTERTGIRKLKSEIKQRCSSPSTPSGILSPVGSGDPHLQWEERQGQWLRRRRLDGAINRVPMGFYRKVWKILQKCHGLSIAGYVLPSSTTREMTEGEIKFAVHVESVLNHVPQPEYRQLLVEAIMVLTLVADMEIPSIGGIIHIDRVVHMANDLFQQDQRAHGANEFFLEKDPATGICNFFYDSAPSGSYGTMTYLSKAVITYVQDFLPSTSCLMQ